From the genome of Etheostoma cragini isolate CJK2018 chromosome 23, CSU_Ecrag_1.0, whole genome shotgun sequence:
CCTTTTACCTGCCTGTCATCATTATGATTCAGCTCTACTGGCAGATCTCCAGAGCAAGCAAGAGCCGTGTGAAGAAGGATAACCGCAAGCCTTCAGGAGCCAATCCAGAGCCTCTGTCACCTGGCCAGAGACGgataaacacaccaaaaccCAACAATAACAACGTTCCAGGGGAGAACACAGCTCCTTCCCAGAGCCAGAATGCTGATGGAGCTAACCAGCATGACCAGCATGATGGAAAACTGCAAAATGGCAAGGGACCTTCCTCAACCTCTGCTGAGGGAGAAGCCGAAGGTGACGACGTGGCAAAGGAGAACTGCATTCctggagaggagaaggagagctCCAATGATTCAACATCAGGGAGTGTGCCTGCATCGATTCAGAAGGATGAGGAGGCGGCACCATCCACCGCTAACTCCAGTGCCGAGACAACCCAGCCCCTCCCATATCAGCGTGCCAAAGCAGGGGGCTCCAAGCTGACCTGCATCAAGATCAAGACTAAATCACCCAAGGGTGACTGCTACACGCCATCCAACGCTACAGTTGAGATTGTCCCAGCCTCAGAGCGGCAGAATCACGTGACGCGAAAGATTGTGAAGATGACAAAGCAACCTCccaacaagaagaagaaaatgccGCCATCACGGGAGAAAAAAGTCACCCGCACCATAATGGCCATCCTGGTAGCTTTTGTTGCCACCTGGACTCCTTACAATGTGATGGTGCTTATTAACACCTTCTGCTCCAGCTGTATTCCCAACACAGTGTGGACTATTGGCTACTGGCTGTGCTACATCAACAGCACCATCAACCCGGCCTGCTACGCGTTGTGcaatgtcacatttaaaaagacattcaAACATCTTCTTCTCTGccaatacaaaaatattagGTCAGCCAGATAAATATGGGCCACTTAGGAGGAAGAATTGAATTATAaggtgtgtatgcgtgtgtgtgtgtgtgtgtgtgtgtgtgtgtatctgtgtgtgtgtgtgtatttgtgtgtgtgtgtatttgagggCAGGTTAAGTTTTGCAAGAGTACATGAAATTACTTTCCattgttttatcttttgttttttttaatttctctctcaATAAACAGTTGTAGCACTTTACACAAGTTCAACTGATGCCAGTTGCGTTGAGATGTGTCATGCAGAAGCACCATAGATTAGTAAGGTTGTGAAAAATTCAGTTGGACTCTGGGTTGTAAGCTAAAAAATATAAACGAGGGTGTGTAAAGCAGGGACCACTTGGGAGTGACACTGAGctgaaagaaaatgagaaaagataAAGAGCGGAAAAAGATCTGCGCTGTACGTAAATACAAGACTTCAAATGGGAAAATAGGGCTGACTGAATTTACAAACCTAAACAGTTTAAAGTTCAGTGGAGATACCTGTAGATAACTGTACATATCAGTGCATACTCAATATGTTTGTGGGTGTGCTAGctcggagtgtgtgtgttagcccGTGTGTACCCCTCTGCCTGCCTTTTTTCCGTCTTTATGTGCACCTCATCATGGCACTTCCAACCAGCAACATTTAGAATAAAGTGGGGCAGCTTGGGTAGATTGCCTCTAACGTGATCACATCACAACTGGAAGCTATCCCATCTACCAATGAACTCCTTTGGGAATGAGTTACCGTCAATACATAAgagatatataaatatgttaaagttGTACAATTACCAAAAAAAGATTCTCACTTGCCTCTACTGGTAGCATTTCATGGTGGTAAGTTTGCTTTTATTTGGCCAAATATGTCTCAAAAATGTCTGCCTCACATTAATAAAGGAATGCAATGGGCAATGTGTTTTTGCTCACAGccttgaaaaatgacattttaaaaaatccaacaGCAGCACGTCTCTCCATAAACAATATCCTGGCTACACAGACCTTTTCAATAAAGAGATCTAGTCTATCTCATAGgtgag
Proteins encoded in this window:
- the chrm2a gene encoding muscarinic acetylcholine receptor M2a, whose product is MDVFNFTYWNASEGNDTEVVEESKSAYKTVEVVFIVLVAGSLSLVTVIGNILVMLSIKVNRNLQTVNNYFLFSLACADLIIGLCSMNLYTVYIVMGYWPLGPVVCDLWLALDYVVSNASVMNLLIISFDRYFCVTKPLSYPVKRTTKMAGMMIAAAWVLSFVLWAPAILFWQFIVGGRTVPEKECYIQFFSNAAVTFGTAIAAFYLPVIIMIQLYWQISRASKSRVKKDNRKPSGANPEPLSPGQRRINTPKPNNNNVPGENTAPSQSQNADGANQHDQHDGKLQNGKGPSSTSAEGEAEGDDVAKENCIPGEEKESSNDSTSGSVPASIQKDEEAAPSTANSSAETTQPLPYQRAKAGGSKLTCIKIKTKSPKGDCYTPSNATVEIVPASERQNHVTRKIVKMTKQPPNKKKKMPPSREKKVTRTIMAILVAFVATWTPYNVMVLINTFCSSCIPNTVWTIGYWLCYINSTINPACYALCNVTFKKTFKHLLLCQYKNIRSAR